Proteins found in one Populus alba chromosome 14, ASM523922v2, whole genome shotgun sequence genomic segment:
- the LOC118037137 gene encoding AP2-like ethylene-responsive transcription factor ANT, producing the protein MKSMNNDDDHNNHNANWLGFSLSPQMKMEVPSGANHNHQTSSPSAAIPTAIPTGFFHSQLPQLNYGIYYGVDDQGENGGFYSPLPVLPLKSDGSLCMMDALTRTQPQATMVTTSTPKLEDFFGGATMGTHHYESNDREAMALSLDSSPSMYFHQDPDHEPNNQNCLNHLQQNPRQQQHQHIQVQHYPCYSNFRNNEMLVGEDAKQMAQGSDCSLKLPNMGDDGITGMKNWVSRNYQGNHAMEQKMLRCMVENGAESGPNISAMAYGDLQCLSLSMSPGSQSSCVTGSLQVSPSVNDCAAMETKKRGPGKVDQKQIVHRKSIDTFGQRTSQYRGVTRHRWTGRYEAHLWDNSCKKEGQSRKGRQVYLGGYDMEEKAARAYDQAALKYWGPSTHINFPLENYQNEIEEMKNMTRQEYVAHLRRKSSGFSRGASMYRGVTRHHQHGRWQARIGRVAGNKDLYLGTFSTQEEAAEAYDVAAIKFRGVNAVTNFVITRYDVERIMASSTLLAGELARRNKDIGPCDDASTNHSVPSTHNSNGESLPSQNSENESDWKMVLYQSSQQQLDHKASNVMDNYKTQAFLLSPENVIGIDCMSSVHQHEFEDSSKMGAHMSNASSLVTSLSSSREGSPDRASLPMLFGMPPSAASKLFTSPNGDVNSWIPSAAAAQLRPAVSLPHAPVFAAWTDA; encoded by the exons atgaAGTCGATGAACAATGATGATGATCACAATAACCATAATGCAAATTGGTTAGGCTTCTCTTTGTCCCCTCAAATGAAAATGGAGGTTCCATCAGGTGCTAATCACAATCACCAAACGTCGTCTCCCTCTGCAGCCATTCCTACTGCAATCCCAACAGGTTTTTTCCACTCCCAATTACCACAACTCAACTATGGCATTTACTATGGCGTTGATGATCAGGGTGAAAATGGAGGGTTCTACTCTCCTTTGCCTGTGCTGCCACTCAAGTCTGATGGCTCACTTTGTATGATGGACGCTCTCACAAGAACACAGCCTCAAG cAACAATGGTAACTACTTCAACACCAAAACTAGAGGACTTCTTTGGTGGTGCAACTATGGGGACCCATCACTATGAAAGCAATGATAGAGAAGCTATGGCTCTTAGCTTAGACAGTAGTCCTAGTATGTATTTTCACCAAGACCCGGATCATGAGCCCAACAACCAAAATTGTCTAAACCATCTTCAACAAAACCCCAGACAGCAGCAGCATCAACACATCCAAGTTCAGCACTACCCATGTTACTCTAACTTTAGGAACAACGAGATGTTAGTAGGAGAGGATGCTAAACAAATGGCTCAGGGGTCAGATTGCAGCCTTAAGCTTCCAAACATGGGAGATGATGGGATAACTGGCATGAAGAATTGGGTTTCGAGAAACTATCAAGGTAACCATGCCATGGAGCAGAAGATGCTTAGATGCATGGTAGAAAATGGAGCTGAATCTGGGCCAAATATTAGCGCAATGGCATATGGGGATTTGCAGTGTTTGAGCCTTTCAATGAGTCCTGGCTCCCAGTCAAGCTGTGTTACTGGTTCTCTGCAAGTCTCACCTTCTGTGAATGACTGTGCGGCCATGGAAACCAAGAAAAGAGGACCTGGAAAGGTGGATCAGAAGCAAATTGTTCATAGGAAGTCCATTGATACATTTGGGCAAAGAACTTCTCAATATAGAGGTGTTACAAG GCATAGATGGACTGGTAGATATGAAGCTCATTTATGGGACAACAGTTGCAAGAAAGAAGGTCAAAGCAGGAAAGGAAGACAAG TTTATCTTG gGGGTTATGATATGGAAGAAAAAGCTGCAAGAGCTTATGATCAAGCTGCACTCAAGTATTGGGGACCCTCTACTCATATCAATTTTCCT ctggaaaattatcaaaatgaaattgaagaaatgaagaaCATGACTAGGCAGGAGTATGTTGCTCATTTGAGAAG GAAGAGCAGTGGATTCTCTAGGGGAGCTTCAATGTACAGAGGAGTTACAAG ACACCATCAACATGGAAGATGGCAAGCTCGGATTGGAAGGGTTGCCGGAAATAAGGACCTTTATCTAGGAACATTCA GCACCCAAGAGGAAGCAGCTGAAGCCTATGATGTTGCTGCTATAAAATTTCGTGGAGTTAATGCTGTGACCAACTTTGTCATAACAAGATATGATGTGGAACGAATCATGGCTAGCAGTACACTTCTAGCTGGGGAACTAGCCAGGCGAAACAAGGACATAGGACCTTGTGATGATGCTTCTACCAATCACAGTGTTCCTTCTACTCATAACAGCAATGGGGAATCCCTGCCCTCACAGAACAGTGAAAACGAATCAGACTGGAAAATGGTTCTCTATCAATCATCACAACAGCAACTGGATCACAAAGCCTCAAATGTTATGGATAATTACAAAACTCAGGCTTTCTTATTGTCCCCTGAAAATGTAATTGGAATTGATTGCATGAGCTCAGTTCACCAGCACGAGTTCGAAGACTCATCCAAGATGGGAGCTCACATGTCAAATGCTTCTTCATTGGTGACCAGTTTAAGTAGCTCTAGAGAAGGAAGCCCTGATAGAGCAAGCCTGCCAATGCTCTTCGGAATGCCTCCCTCAGCAGCATCCAAGTTGTTCACTAGTCCAAATGGTGACGTCAACTCTTGGATcccatcagcagcagcagcccaATTGAGGCCTGCAGTATCCTTGCCTCACGCCCCAGTATTTGCTGCTTGGACAGATGCGTAG
- the LOC118037105 gene encoding pentatricopeptide repeat-containing protein At3g49710, protein MTRFSWTLQSFRQILKSCIANKDLLTGKSLHTIYLKSLIPSSTYLSNHFILLYSKCNLLTTAHHAFNQTHEPNVFSFNALIAAYAKESLIHVARHLFDQIPQPDLVSFNTLINAYADRGDTLSALSLFREMREMGLVMDGFTFSGVITACCNHVGLIRQLHSLAFSSGFDSYVSVKNSLLTYYSKNGILEEAEMVFNGMGEEVRDEVSWNSMIVAYGQHKRGLKALALYRDMVHRGFEIDMFTLASVLTTFSCVEDLSGGLQFHAKAIKTGFNKNRHVGSGLIDMYAKCGAGMSESRKVFEEICGSDLVVWNTMISGYAQNKELSVEALECFRQMQRAGYWPDDCSFVCVISACSNLSSPSQGKQFHALAMKSEIPSNQISVNNALVTMYSKCGNLQDARKLFHRMPEHNTVTLNSIIAGYAQHGIGTESLNLFEQMVAASIAPTSITLVSILSACAHTGRVEEAKKYFNMMKDVFGIEPEAEHYSCMIDLLGRAGKLSEAERLIDTMPFSPGPAAWAALLGACRKYGNMELAEKAANQFLQLEPTNAVPYVMLATMYSAARKWEEAARIRKLMRDRGIRKKPGCSWIELNKRVHVFVAEDNSHPRIKEIHMYLDEMFVKMKRAGYVPDVRWAFVKDDETGEQEKEIMLAHHSEKLAVAFGLLFTKHGEPLLVVKNLRICGDCHNAIKFMSAIARRKITVRDAYRFHCFEDGRCSCGDYW, encoded by the coding sequence ATGACCCGATTCTCATGGACCCTGCAAAGCTTTCGCCAAATTTTGAAATCATGCATAGCCAACAAAGACCTCTTAACAGGAAAATCCCTCCATACTATCTACCTCAAATCTCTAATACCTTCATCAACCTATCTCTCCAACCACTTCATCCTCCTTTACTCCAAATGCAACCTCCTAACCACTGCTCACCATGCTTTTAACCAAACCCATGAACCAAATGTCTTCTCTTTTAATGCTCTCATTGCTGCTTATGCTAAAGAATCACTCATTCATGTTGCACGCCACTTGTTTGATCAAATACCCCAACCAGACCTTGTTTCTTTTAACACACTCATCAATGCTTACGCGGATCGTGGGGATACTTTATCGGCGTTGAGTTTGTTTAGGGAAATGAGAGAGATGGGTCTTGTCATGGATGGATTCACTTTTTCTGGAGTGATCACTGCTTGCTGCAATCATGTTGGTTTGATTAGACAGTTGCATTCTCTGGCCTTTTCGTCCGGTTTCGATTCCTATGTTTCGGTGAAAAATTCTCTGCTTACTTATTATAGTAAAAATGGGATTTTGGAGGAGGCAGAAATGGTGTTTAATGGGATGGGAGAGGAAGTTAGAGATGAGGTTTCTTGGAACTCTATGATTGTGGCATATGGGCAGCATAAAAGGGGGCTTAAAGCTTTAGCATTGTATCGAGATATGGTTCATAGGGGTTTTGAAATTGATATGTTTACTCTAGCGAGTGTCTTAACGACTTTTTCATGTGTGGAGGATTTGTCCGGGGGGCTTCAGTTCCATGCTAAGGCGATCAAAACTGGGTTTAATAAAAATCGTCATGTAGGAAGCGGTTTGATTGACATGTATGCAAAGTGTGGAGCTGGCATGTCAGAATCAAGGAAAGTATTTGAAGAGATTTGTGGATCAGACTTGGTTGTTTGGAATACAATGATTTCTGGATATGCACAGAATAAGGAGCTATCTGTGGAGGCTCTTGAATGTTTTAGACAGATGCAGCGTGCAGGTTATTGGCCAGATGATTGTAGCTTTGTGTGTGTAATTAGCGCGTGCTCTAATTTATCATCTCCTTCTCAGGGAAAACAGTTTCATGCCTTGGCAATGAAATCTGAGatcccttcaaatcaaatttcagTAAATAATGCACTTGTGACAATGTATTCAAAGTGTGGAAACCTTCAAGATGcaagaaaattatttcataGGATGCCCGAACATAACACTGTGACATTAAATTCCATTATTGCAGGCTATGCTCAACATGGGATTGGAACTGAATCACTAAACCTTTTCGAACAGATGGTTGCAGCTAGTATTGCCCCTACAAGTATAACCTTGGTTTCTATCCTTTCTGCTTGTGCACACACTGGAAGAGTTGAGGAGGCCAAgaagtattttaatatgatgaaagaTGTATTTGGGATCGAACCTGAAGCAGAACATTATTCATGCATGATTGATCTTTTGGGTCGAGCTGGCAAGTTGAGTGAAGCTGAGAGGCTGATTGACACCATGCCCTTTAGCCCTGGACCTGCAGCTTGGGCTGCACTACTTGGTGCTTGTAGGAAATATGGAAATATGGAGCTAGCTGAGAAGGCAGCAAACCAGTTTTTGCAGCTGGAACCTACAAATGCTGTACCCTATGTCATGCTTGCAACTATGTATTCCGCTGCCAGAAAATGGGAAGAGGCAGCAAGAATTAGAAAGCTTATGCGAGATAGGGGCATAAGGAAGAAACCAGGCTGTAGTTGGATTGAATTAAACAAAAGGGTGCATGTGTTTGTGGCTGAAGATAATTCACATCCAAGGATAAAGGAAATTCACATGTACTTGGATGAGATGTTTGTCAAGATGAAGAGAGCTGGGTATGTGCCAGATGTGAGATGGGCTTTTGTTAAAGACGATGAAACAGGGGAACAAGAGAAAGAGATCATGTTAGCGCATCATAGCGAGAAGCTAGCAGTTGCATTTGGACTTCTTTTTACAAAACATGGGGAGCCTTTACTTGTGGTGAAAAACCTGAGGATATGTGGGGATTGCCACAATGCAATCAAATTTATGTCGGCTATTGCTCGTCGAAAAATTACTGTAAGGGATGCCTATAGATTTCATTGCTTTGAGGATGGGCGGTGCTCTTGTGGGGATTATTGGTGA
- the LOC118037127 gene encoding receptor-like protein 44, translating into MGFWLVLLFTLLTCTNLSKSDPSDEACLTHLSQSLKDPANLLQNWTRSNFGSPCSGFTSYLPGATCNNGRIYKLSLTSLSLQGSLSPYLANCTNLQSLDLSSNQITGPIPADLQSLVNLAVLNLSSNRLEGEIPPQLAMCAYLNVIDLHDNFLSGQIPQQLGLLVRLSAFDVSNNKLSGPIPASLGNRSGNLPRFNATSFEGNKDLYGYPLPPMKAKGLSVLAIVGIGLGSGFASLVLSFTGVCIWLKVTEQKMALEEGKISSLMPDY; encoded by the coding sequence ATGGGATTTTGGTTGGTGCTCTTGTTCACTTTGTTAACCTGCAcaaatctctcaaaatcagatcCAAGTGATGAAGCGTGTTTAACCCATTTAAGCCAATCCTTAAAGGACCCAGCAAACTTGCTTCAAAACTGGACAAGATCAAATTTTGGAAGCCCATGTTCTGGTTTCACTTCTTATCTCCCTGGTGCTACTTGCAACAATGGTCGCATCTACAAGCTTTCTCTGACTAGTCTTTCTCTTCAAGGGTCTCTCTCTCCTTATCTTGCAAACTGTACCAATCTTCAGTCACTAGACCTCTCCTCCAATCAAATTACAGGTCCTATCCCTGCTGATTTGCAATCCTTGGTCAATCTTGCTGTACTCAATCTCTCGTCCAATAGACTGGAAGGGGAGATCCCACCACAGCTTGCAATGTGTGCTTATTTAAATGTTATTGATTTGCATGATAATTTCCTCTCTGGTCAAATCCCGCAACAGCTTGGTCTTCTAGTAAGGCTCTCAGCTTTTGATGTGAGCAATAACAAGCTATCAGGGCCAATACCTGCTTCCTTAGGGAACAGGAGTGGTAATTTACCAAGATTTAATGCCACTTCTTTTGAGGGAAATAAGGATCTTTATGGCTACCCTTTGCCTCCAATGAAGGCTAAAGGTTTGTCCGTTTTGGCCATTGTTGGGATCGGTTTAGGAAGTGGGTTTGCAAGTTTGGTGCTCAGTTTTACTGGGGTTTGCATCTGGTTGAAGGTTACTGAACAGAAGATGGCCCTTGAAGAAGGCAAGATTAGCAGCCTCATGCCTGATTATTGA
- the LOC118037116 gene encoding DUF21 domain-containing protein At2g14520 produces the protein MGFEYRCCGTGFWSRVAVVAFLVLFAGMMSGLTLGLMSMSLVDLEVLAKSGTPNDRKHAIKILPVVKRQHLLLCTLLICNAAAMEALPVFLDSLVSAWGAILISVTLILFFGEIIPQAICSRYGLAIGAALAPVVQVLVIICFPIAYPISKLLDYLLGKGDMSLFRRSELETLVDFHGNEAGKGGELTRDETTIIAGALQLTGKTARDAMTPISETFSVDINAKFDRGLMRLILEQGHSRVPVYHEQPRNIIGLVLVKNLLTVHPEDEVPVKNVTIRKIPRVSESMPLYDILNEFQKGHSHMAVVIREGSDAKQLAGENATHVRDVRVDIDGERHPPKICLKNKGIKKSKSSLSSEEKFEREAYKSKRWSNGVHSEVLHIDDNPLPVLTQGEAVGIITLEDVIEELLQEEIFDETDYRYECHH, from the exons ATGGGGTTTGAGTATAGATGCTGTGGAACTGGGTTCTGGAGTCGGGTAGCAGTTGTGGCTTTTCTAGTATTGTTTGCTGGGATGATGTCTGGACTTACGTTAGGACTCATGTCTATGAGCCTTGTTGATCTTGAGGTTCTTGCCAAGTCTGGAACGCCTAATGATCGTAAACATGcaa TAAAAATATTGCCGGTTGTTAAGAGACAGCATCTGTTGCTTTGTACCTTACTAATCTGCAATGCTGCTGCAATGGAG GCACTCCCTGTATTTTTGGATAGTTTGGTATCAGCTTGGGGTGCCATTCTTATCTCGGTGACCTTGATACTGTTCTTTGGTGAG ATTATACCCCAAGCTATTTGTTCTCGCTATGGTTTGGCAATCGGTGCAGCGTTGGCTCCAGTTGTCCAAGTTCTCGTCATAATTTGTTTTCCTATTGCATATCCAATAAGCAAG CTACTGGACTACTTGCTCGGGAAAGGAGACATGTCTCTTTTCCGCCGATCTGAGCTGGAGACGCTTGTTGACTTTCATGGCAATGAG GCTGGGAAAGGAGGAGAGCTAACTCGCGACGAAACAACGATCATTGCAGGGGCGCTTCAACTCACAGGGAAAACAGCAAGGGACGCAATGACTCCCATATCAGAAACCTTTTCTGTTGATATTAATGCTAAATTTGATAG GGGTCTGATGAGGTTAATTTTGGAGCAGGGGCATAGCAGAGTGCCAGTCTATCATGAGCAACCAAGAAACATTATTGGACTTGTATTG GTAAAAAACTTATTAACTGTCCATCCAGAAGATGAGGTTCCTGTGAAGAATGTCACTATTCGCAAAATCCCCAG GGTTTCAGAGTCAATGCCTCTATATGACATACTAAATGAGTTTCAGAAAGGCCATAGCCATATGGCTGTGGTCATAAGAGAGGGCAGTGACGCTAAGCAATTAGCTGGTGAAAATGCAACTCATG TGAGAGACGTGAGGGTCGACATTGATGGTGAAAGGCACCCACCGAAGATATGTTTGAAGAACAAAGGGATCAAGAAATCGAAGAGTAGTTTGTCTAGCGAAGAAAAGTTCGAGAGGGAGGCCTACAAGAGCAAGAGATGGTCAAATGGAGTCCACTCTGAAGTCCTGCACATCGATGACAACCCACTCCCGGTGCTCACCCAAGGGGAGGCTGTTGGCATAATAACACTCGAAGATGTCATTGAAGAGCTACTACAA GAGGAGATTTTTGACGAGACAGATTATCGTTATGAGTGCCATCATTGA